The following coding sequences are from one Aethina tumida isolate Nest 87 chromosome 2, icAetTumi1.1, whole genome shotgun sequence window:
- the LOC109605627 gene encoding larval cuticle protein A2B — protein sequence NFQPNPSYQFGFDVKDDHYTNYQNRKEQREGNKITGSYSVVDSDGFIRTVAYTADPKEGFKAEVTRQPTDIVVKIPKPEPQYQRQPQQYIQALPERNVQYQPQVQATRPAPQKPNVIYQYQ from the exons aatttccaGCCCAATCCGTCGTATCAGTTCGGATTTGACGTGAAGGACGATCACTACACTAACTACCAGAACCGCAAGGAACAAAGGGAGGGCAACAAAATCACCGGAAGCTATTCGGTGGTCGACTCCGATGGTTTCATCAGGACGGTAGCTTATACCGCCGACCCCAAGGAGGGGTTCAAGGCCGAG GTCACACGGCAGCCGACTGATATTGTCGTCAAAATACCCAAGCCCGAGCCCCAGTACCAGAGACAGCCCCAACAATACATTCAG GCGCTTCCTGAAAGGAACGTACAGTACCAACCGCAAGTACAGGCAACACGTCCCGCACCCCAGAAGCCCAATGTGATTTACCAATACCAGTGA
- the LOC126264640 gene encoding nuclear transcription factor Y subunit beta-like yields MDNWTLKMSSRFLSLVLIVSCVGSSPVSQPVYQTNPYTSAQQIAGIGYKPQAPGLIAYQPQILAVRPAARQPVYETERDGLQHYATQQQPQTQQQPIQQVLLATNVDRQIQRVAQSSGPLYLQRIQAAQQQGQAQEAIDAAQRKLTSATLRRQPLPVPVPSIPQTQQYYSTSPAQPQGQIKYARPQTITIPVQYRQIQQQQPQRPEKENPEDYDVSFIGRHYIKSNRRYEQP; encoded by the exons ATGGATAACTGGACGTTGAAAATGTCGTCGCGATTCCTGTCACTCGTTCTGATCGTGTCGTGCGTCGGTTCCAGTCCGGTTTCGCAGCCGGTCTACCAGACCAATCCCTACACGAGTGCCCAGCAAATCGCCGGAATCGGTTACAAGCCTCAGGCGCCCGGACTTATCGCCTATCAGCCGCAGATTTTGGCCGTAAGGCCAGCCGCCCGGCAGCCGGTCTACGAGACGGAAAGGGATGGTTTGCAGCACTACGCGACGCAGCAGCAACCCCAAACGCAGCAACAGCCCATCCAGCAAGTGCTGTTGGCCACCAATGTTGACAGACAG ataCAGAGAGTGGCCCAGTCATCCGGCCCCCTCTACCTGCAGAGGATTCAGGCAGCCCAACAGCAGGGCCAGGCTCAGGAGGCGATAGATGCGGCTCAAAGAAAACTGACCTCCGCCACCCTGAGAAGACAACCGCTCCCCGTTCCGGTACCATCGATCCCGCAAACCCAACAATACTACAGCACGTCCCCTGCCCAGCCGCAGGGCCAAATCAAATACGCGAGACCGCAAACCATCACCATACCGGTGCAGTACAGACAGATCCAACAGCAACAGCCCCAACGGCCCGAGAAGGAAAATCCGGAGGATTATGATGTAAGTTTTATTGGCCGACATTACATAAAATCAAATCGACGTTACGAGCAACCGTAA